ATTTCGGTGAGCTTCCATATGTGCAGGTTTTGGCGGTGTAGTAGAAGTGCGAGCCTTAGCAGGAGGAGTAGGAGGTAAAGGTTTAGCTGTGCTTTGACCCATATTCTGAGTAGCTTGCTTTATTGAATGTTCAGCTAAAGCGTTTATGATTTCTTCATTATTAAGAGCACGAGCATAATTAGCAGGTTTAAGTCCTGTAGCATCTTCCAGATCAATTTTAGCACCTTTATTAAGTAGCTCTTTAACAGCATCAATATTTTGACTCATTACAGCGTAGAAAATAGGAGTTCTGCCTAAATGATCTTTTACATTTACAACATCAGTATGATTATTATTAGAAATGCTATTAATATTAATTGCTGGCGAATTCAACTGGGGAGCGTAAGCTGAAACCTGATTTACAGGTTGGGGTTGTGGTGCATAATGTTGTTGTACAGGTTGTTGAACAATCTGCTGTGGTTTACCTTTATTTATTTCCTCTTGAGGAGTGATTCCATTATTATCTTTTATAGTTGGATCGCCACCATAATCAACGAATAATGATGCTATATCAGCATGTGGTCTGCTTTTATCAGTTCCAACTTTTTTACAAGCAAAATGAAGAGGTGTGCGGCCTGTACTTTTCTGAGCATTAGGATTTGCGCCCTTATTAAGCATTGTTTTAATTAATTGTTCGTCAGGATT
The sequence above is a segment of the Sphingobacteriia bacterium genome. Coding sequences within it:
- a CDS encoding ankyrin repeat domain-containing protein, giving the protein NPDEQLIKTMLNKGANPNAQKSTGRTPLHFACKKVGTDKSRPHADIASLFVDYGGDPTIKDNNGITPQEEINKGKPQQIVQQPVQQHYAPQPQPVNQVSAYAPQLNSPAININSISNNNHTDVVNVKDHLGRTPIFYAVMSQNIDAVKELLNKGAKIDLEDATGLKPANYARALNNEEIINALAEHSIKQATQNMGQSTAKPLPPTPPAKARTSTTPPKPAHMEAHRNKEVPTSSLGNLAPKPCPTFRSTNEVGKKSGNEHGH